One stretch of Pseudoramibacter sp. DNA includes these proteins:
- a CDS encoding iron-containing alcohol dehydrogenase codes for MYNFRFSVPTTIYFGKGQISHLAELKDYGSKALLVYGGGSIKRNGIYDAALTILGGAGVAVTELSGVEPNPRIETVRKGVELCKSENIDMVLAIGGGSTIDCAKVVAAGAVYDGDAWDLVLDPEKIKEALPIFSVLTLSATGSEMDEFAVISDMSKNEKWGTGGQALKPTMSVLDPTYTFSVSKKQTAAGTADMMSHTFESYFTKEPGCDVQARFAEGLLTTMIKYGPVALKEPDNYDARANLMWAASHAINGLVSAGSEPAWCVHPMEHELSAFYDITHGEGLAILTPAWMDFVLKKDPSTAENFAVYGRNVWDIDETDDQKAAEEAIAKTRTFFFDTMGLPANLRAVGIDSDEHFDVMAEKAAKGSEGCFVPLTKKDIIEIFKAAF; via the coding sequence ATGTACAATTTTAGATTCAGCGTGCCCACGACGATTTATTTCGGCAAAGGGCAGATTTCCCATCTGGCAGAACTGAAGGATTATGGCTCAAAAGCGCTCCTCGTTTACGGCGGCGGCAGCATCAAGCGCAACGGCATTTACGACGCGGCGCTTACGATTCTCGGGGGCGCCGGCGTGGCGGTGACGGAACTTTCCGGCGTGGAACCAAATCCGAGAATCGAAACCGTGCGCAAAGGCGTCGAGCTATGCAAAAGCGAAAATATTGACATGGTGCTGGCCATCGGCGGCGGCAGCACCATCGACTGCGCCAAGGTGGTCGCCGCAGGGGCGGTCTACGACGGCGACGCCTGGGACCTCGTCCTCGATCCGGAAAAGATCAAAGAGGCTCTGCCGATTTTCTCGGTGCTGACGCTGTCTGCGACGGGCTCTGAAATGGACGAATTCGCCGTGATTTCCGACATGAGCAAAAACGAAAAATGGGGCACCGGAGGCCAGGCCCTGAAGCCGACGATGTCGGTGCTCGACCCGACCTACACGTTCTCGGTGTCGAAAAAGCAGACCGCGGCCGGCACCGCCGACATGATGAGCCACACCTTTGAAAGCTATTTCACGAAGGAACCGGGCTGCGACGTTCAGGCGCGTTTTGCCGAAGGCCTGCTCACGACCATGATCAAATACGGGCCGGTTGCTTTAAAAGAACCGGACAATTACGACGCCAGAGCCAATCTGATGTGGGCCGCGAGCCATGCCATCAACGGTCTGGTCTCTGCCGGCAGCGAACCGGCGTGGTGCGTGCACCCCATGGAACACGAACTTTCCGCTTTTTACGACATCACCCACGGCGAAGGCCTCGCCATTCTGACGCCGGCCTGGATGGATTTCGTGCTGAAGAAAGATCCGTCGACGGCAGAAAACTTCGCGGTCTACGGCCGCAATGTCTGGGATATTGATGAAACCGACGATCAAAAGGCGGCCGAAGAAGCGATCGCGAAGACCCGCACGTTCTTCTTCGACACCATGGGCCTGCCGGCAAATCTCCGGGCCGTGGGCATCGACAGCGACGAACATTTTGACGTCATGGCAGAAAAAGCCGCCAAGGGCAGCGAAGGCTGCTTCGTGCCCCTGACCAAGAAAGACATCATCGAAATCTTTAAAGCGGCGTTTTAA
- the purB gene encoding adenylosuccinate lyase — MSKDVYENPLIERYASKEIAQIFSSDFKFSTWRRLWVALAETEQELGLDITDEQIDELKSKINDIDYDLAAKYEKKLRHDVMAHVHTYGDQCPKAKGIIHLGATSAYVGDNTDIIQYHAGLLHTKKILVNLIAKLAKFADAYKSLPTLGFTHFQPAQLTTVGKRATLWIQDLLMDYDDLCYLLSTVKLRGAKGTTGTQASFMDLFDNDAEKVKELDHKIAEKMGFEKTFAVTGQTYPRKFDARVLAVLSGIAQSLSKFATDIRLLQHLKEVEEPFEKTQIGSSAMAYKRNPMRCERICSLARYVMIDSLNPAITEATQWFERTLDDSANKRISIPEAFLAVDAIIGIANNVSSGLVVYPKVIHQHIMNELPFMATENIIMEGVKHGGDRQDLHEKIRVLSMQAGATVKEEGKPNDLMERIVADGSFGIKEEDIPQILNPELYIGRAPHQVENFLDEEVKPVLDANRDLIDGETVELKV, encoded by the coding sequence ATGAGCAAAGATGTATACGAAAATCCGCTGATTGAACGCTACGCGTCGAAGGAAATCGCGCAGATTTTTTCGTCGGATTTTAAGTTTTCCACCTGGCGCAGACTCTGGGTCGCCCTGGCGGAAACGGAACAGGAATTGGGGCTGGACATCACCGATGAACAAATCGACGAATTGAAGTCCAAGATAAACGATATTGACTACGATCTGGCCGCGAAATACGAAAAGAAGCTGCGCCACGACGTCATGGCCCACGTTCACACCTACGGCGATCAGTGCCCGAAGGCGAAGGGGATCATTCATCTGGGCGCGACCTCGGCCTACGTCGGCGACAACACGGATATCATTCAGTATCACGCCGGGCTTTTGCACACGAAAAAGATCCTCGTCAATCTCATCGCGAAGCTTGCGAAATTTGCGGACGCATATAAATCCCTGCCGACGCTCGGATTTACCCATTTCCAGCCGGCCCAGCTGACCACCGTCGGCAAGCGCGCCACCCTGTGGATTCAGGATCTTTTGATGGATTACGACGACTTGTGCTATTTGCTTTCGACGGTGAAGCTGCGCGGCGCGAAAGGCACGACGGGCACCCAGGCGTCTTTCATGGATTTGTTTGACAACGACGCGGAAAAAGTGAAGGAACTCGACCATAAAATTGCCGAAAAAATGGGCTTTGAAAAGACGTTCGCCGTGACGGGCCAGACCTATCCGCGCAAATTCGACGCCCGGGTATTGGCCGTGCTCTCCGGCATCGCTCAGAGCTTGTCGAAATTCGCAACGGACATCCGTCTGCTCCAGCATCTGAAAGAAGTGGAAGAACCCTTCGAAAAGACCCAGATCGGCTCATCGGCTATGGCCTACAAGCGCAACCCGATGCGCTGCGAACGGATCTGCTCCCTGGCCCGCTACGTCATGATCGACAGCCTCAACCCGGCCATTACCGAAGCAACCCAGTGGTTTGAAAGAACCCTGGACGATTCGGCGAACAAGCGCATTTCCATTCCGGAAGCCTTCCTCGCCGTCGACGCCATCATCGGCATCGCCAACAACGTGTCCAGCGGCCTCGTGGTCTATCCGAAGGTCATTCACCAGCACATCATGAACGAACTGCCCTTTATGGCGACGGAAAACATTATCATGGAAGGGGTTAAGCACGGCGGCGACCGCCAGGACCTCCACGAAAAGATCCGTGTGCTGTCCATGCAGGCCGGTGCGACCGTCAAAGAAGAAGGCAAGCCCAACGATTTGATGGAACGCATCGTCGCAGACGGTTCTTTCGGCATTAAAGAAGAAGATATTCCGCAGATTTTAAATCCGGAACTCTACATCGGCCGCGCGCCTCATCAGGTGGAAAACTTCCTCGATGAAGAAGTGAAGCCGGTGCTCGACGCCAACCGCGACTTGATCGACGGCGAAACCGTCGAACTGAAGGTTTGA
- the upp gene encoding uracil phosphoribosyltransferase translates to MAFQIPDNVHLIDNPLVMDRLTVLRMKKTSTRKFREIVKEISGFLAYEIGRTLPMQDVEIQTPMRRTVQKRIAQSKKMAIVPILRAGVGMIPGFTKVYPDVQILNIGVKRDSVTHAPISYYENFPDDIRAHKCIIIDPMLATGGSIEYTVEKLKAKGCKDIVIAAIITAPEGIERISTAYPDIPIFCCAIDDHLDKDKYIIPGLGDAGDRIFGTEA, encoded by the coding sequence ATGGCATTTCAAATTCCTGACAACGTGCATCTTATTGACAATCCATTGGTGATGGACCGGCTGACCGTGCTTCGGATGAAGAAGACGAGCACCCGCAAGTTCCGGGAAATTGTCAAAGAAATCAGCGGCTTTCTGGCCTACGAAATCGGACGGACCCTGCCGATGCAGGACGTGGAAATTCAGACACCGATGCGGCGCACCGTTCAAAAGCGGATCGCCCAGTCCAAAAAAATGGCCATCGTGCCGATTTTAAGGGCCGGCGTCGGGATGATTCCGGGCTTTACGAAGGTGTATCCGGACGTTCAGATCTTAAACATTGGCGTAAAGCGGGACAGCGTGACCCACGCGCCGATTTCGTATTATGAAAATTTCCCCGACGACATCCGGGCTCACAAATGCATCATCATCGACCCCATGCTGGCGACAGGCGGCTCCATTGAATACACTGTCGAAAAGCTGAAGGCCAAGGGCTGCAAGGATATTGTCATCGCGGCGATCATCACGGCGCCGGAAGGCATTGAACGCATCAGTACGGCTTATCCGGACATCCCGATTTTCTGCTGCGCCATCGACGATCATCTCGATAAAGACAAATACATTATTCCGGGTTTAGGGGATGCGGGGGACCGCATCTTCGGAACAGAAGCATAA
- a CDS encoding TIGR00282 family metallophosphoesterase, whose amino-acid sequence MKILMIGDIVGRPGRQIIRSYLPSVKAELQADFVVANGENASGGNGLTEKNARQLLSAPVDVLTMGNHVWRQKETRDYIGQYDRIVRPLNYPPGTPGQGYHIYDFRGLRIGVLNMSGQSFMDNLDSPFTAVDQAVPELLKESDLLLVDFHAETTSEKIAMGYYLDGQAAAVVGTHTHVQTADARILPKGTAYITDLGMTGPLNGVLGVKAEIILEQLQTKMPVRYEIERQMPWQLNGVLIDIDETTLKPRSIERIYKVFDEEDHPGL is encoded by the coding sequence ATGAAAATACTGATGATAGGCGATATTGTCGGCAGACCGGGGCGCCAGATCATCCGCTCCTATCTGCCGTCGGTGAAAGCGGAACTTCAGGCGGATTTTGTGGTGGCCAACGGCGAAAATGCGTCAGGGGGCAACGGCCTGACCGAAAAGAACGCCAGACAGCTCCTGTCGGCGCCGGTGGATGTGCTCACCATGGGCAACCACGTGTGGCGCCAAAAGGAAACCCGAGACTACATCGGCCAGTACGACCGGATTGTGAGGCCCCTCAATTATCCCCCGGGAACGCCGGGACAGGGATATCACATTTATGATTTTAGAGGGCTTCGCATCGGGGTTTTGAACATGTCCGGCCAGTCCTTCATGGACAATCTGGATTCGCCTTTTACGGCGGTGGACCAGGCGGTGCCAGAGCTCCTCAAAGAAAGTGATCTTTTGCTGGTTGATTTCCACGCGGAGACGACGAGCGAAAAAATCGCCATGGGCTATTATTTAGACGGTCAGGCGGCCGCAGTGGTTGGCACCCACACCCATGTGCAGACGGCCGACGCGAGGATTCTGCCCAAAGGCACGGCCTACATCACCGATCTGGGTATGACCGGCCCCTTGAACGGCGTCCTCGGCGTCAAAGCGGAGATCATCCTCGAACAGCTTCAAACAAAAATGCCGGTGCGCTACGAAATCGAGCGGCAGATGCCCTGGCAGCTCAACGGCGTGCTCATCGACATCGACGAAACCACGCTGAAGCCCCGCAGCATCGAACGGATTTATAAAGTATTTGATGAAGAAGACCATCCGGGCTTATAA
- the rny gene encoding ribonuclease Y — protein sequence MTTIILAICIVVAFFAGYLINKTMSERQIGSAKERADQIIDDAKKDAEHQKKEMLFSAKEEALSIKDAIEKENRDRRSELQKMESRLLNKEENLDRKTANLEKSREKLERRNRELDQKQKKLAGMMDEKIAELEKVSGMSKEEAKATLMDEVGKEARADAAVLYKKIEDEAKENADKRASEIVAQSIQRYAADHVAESTISVVNLTNDEMKGRIIGREGRNIRALEKMTGIDLIIDDTPEAVVLSGFDPIRREVARMALERLIVDGRIHPARIEEVVNKCRKELDNEIKETGEQACFDTGIHNVHPEIVKLLGRLKYRTSYGQNVLKHSIEVSYLAGMMAAELGANVKVAKRAGLLHDIGKAIDHEVEGNHVEIGVNVLKKHKESKAVIHAVEAHHNDVEPQTIEAVLIQAADAISAARPGARRETLGSYVQRLEDLEKIADSFDGVDKSYAIQAGREVRVMVKPENVDDKTLPLLARDIAKKIETEMEYPGNVKVNLIRETRAVDYAK from the coding sequence ATGACGACAATTATACTGGCAATTTGCATCGTTGTTGCATTTTTTGCCGGATATCTGATAAACAAGACCATGTCAGAACGTCAGATCGGGTCGGCCAAAGAGCGGGCAGACCAGATCATCGACGACGCCAAAAAAGACGCCGAACATCAGAAAAAAGAAATGCTGTTCAGTGCCAAAGAAGAAGCGCTGTCGATTAAAGACGCCATTGAAAAAGAAAACCGCGACCGGCGCAGCGAGCTCCAGAAAATGGAATCTCGTCTTTTGAACAAAGAAGAAAATCTCGACCGCAAGACGGCGAACCTCGAAAAGAGCCGCGAAAAGCTGGAACGGAGAAACCGCGAACTCGACCAGAAGCAAAAGAAACTGGCGGGCATGATGGACGAAAAGATCGCCGAACTCGAAAAGGTTTCGGGCATGTCCAAAGAAGAAGCCAAGGCAACTTTGATGGACGAAGTGGGCAAAGAAGCCCGGGCTGACGCTGCGGTGCTGTACAAGAAAATCGAAGACGAAGCGAAGGAAAACGCCGACAAGCGGGCGAGCGAAATCGTCGCCCAGTCGATCCAGCGTTACGCTGCGGATCACGTCGCCGAGTCGACCATTTCCGTCGTGAACCTGACCAATGACGAAATGAAGGGGCGGATCATCGGCAGGGAAGGCCGCAATATCCGGGCCCTTGAAAAGATGACCGGCATCGACCTCATCATCGACGACACGCCGGAAGCCGTGGTGCTGTCCGGTTTTGACCCCATCCGAAGGGAAGTGGCGCGGATGGCTTTGGAACGTCTCATCGTCGACGGGCGCATCCATCCGGCGCGCATCGAAGAAGTGGTGAACAAGTGCCGCAAAGAACTGGACAACGAAATCAAGGAAACCGGGGAACAGGCGTGCTTTGACACCGGCATTCACAACGTGCATCCGGAAATCGTCAAGCTCCTCGGCCGGCTGAAATACCGCACCAGCTACGGCCAGAACGTGCTCAAGCATTCTATCGAGGTCTCTTACTTGGCTGGCATGATGGCAGCGGAACTCGGCGCCAACGTCAAGGTGGCGAAACGGGCCGGCTTGCTCCACGATATCGGCAAGGCCATCGACCATGAAGTGGAAGGCAACCACGTTGAAATCGGCGTGAATGTGCTGAAGAAGCACAAGGAAAGCAAAGCGGTTATCCATGCGGTTGAAGCCCATCACAACGATGTTGAGCCCCAGACCATCGAAGCTGTTTTGATTCAGGCGGCCGATGCCATTTCAGCGGCGCGTCCCGGCGCGAGACGGGAAACCCTGGGCTCTTACGTCCAGCGTCTGGAAGATCTTGAAAAGATCGCCGATTCCTTCGACGGCGTGGATAAATCCTACGCCATTCAGGCCGGACGCGAAGTGCGGGTCATGGTCAAGCCGGAAAATGTCGACGACAAGACACTGCCGCTTTTGGCCAGAGACATCGCAAAGAAAATCGAAACGGAAATGGAATATCCCGGAAATGTTAAAGTCAATTTGATCCGAGAAACCAGAGCTGTTGATTATGCAAAATAA
- a CDS encoding DMT family transporter — MNALLKKYRHNDHALGIFFIICSAFCFSLMSLFIKRAGSLPTFQKALFRNLVALLVATVLLLRAPGGFKPKKGSGFGLFMRALCGTLGLLCNFYAIDRLGLADANILNKMSPFFAMIVSAFIINEKPNRVEILCVILAFVGAVFVIKPHAGFSASFPAFVGLLGGLGAGTAYAFVRKLGLQGERGPVIVFAFSAFSVLLCLPFVCAHYVPMSGTQLMYLLLGGTAAAGGQLSVTAAYTHAPAMEISVFDYTQVLFATLWGLLFFGEIPDTWSLIGYVFIIGTAVFKWYYNLYLKKG; from the coding sequence GTGAACGCATTGTTAAAAAAATACCGGCATAATGATCATGCCCTGGGCATTTTTTTCATCATCTGCTCGGCTTTCTGCTTCTCCCTCATGAGCCTGTTCATCAAGCGCGCCGGCAGTCTCCCCACTTTTCAAAAGGCGCTTTTCAGAAATCTAGTGGCCCTGCTCGTCGCCACGGTGCTGCTGCTCCGGGCGCCGGGAGGCTTCAAGCCGAAAAAGGGCAGCGGCTTTGGCCTGTTCATGCGCGCCCTCTGCGGCACCCTCGGCCTGCTGTGCAATTTCTACGCCATCGACCGCCTCGGCCTGGCCGACGCCAATATTCTGAACAAGATGTCGCCGTTTTTCGCGATGATCGTGTCCGCCTTTATCATCAATGAAAAGCCCAACCGGGTCGAAATTCTCTGCGTCATCCTGGCGTTCGTGGGCGCTGTCTTTGTCATCAAGCCCCACGCCGGCTTTTCGGCCAGTTTTCCCGCTTTTGTCGGGCTCCTCGGCGGCCTCGGCGCCGGCACCGCCTACGCCTTCGTCCGCAAGCTCGGACTCCAGGGAGAACGGGGGCCGGTCATCGTTTTCGCCTTCTCGGCCTTTTCCGTGCTGCTCTGTCTGCCCTTCGTCTGTGCGCATTACGTCCCCATGAGCGGCACCCAGCTGATGTATCTCCTCCTCGGCGGCACGGCGGCCGCCGGCGGCCAGCTTTCGGTCACGGCAGCCTACACCCACGCCCCGGCCATGGAAATTTCAGTATTTGACTACACCCAGGTCCTGTTCGCAACCCTGTGGGGCCTGCTGTTCTTCGGCGAAATTCCTGACACCTGGAGCCTCATCGGCTACGTCTTCATCATCGGCACCGCCGTTTTCAAGTGGTATTACAATCTGTATCTGAAGAAAGGATGA
- a CDS encoding M50 family metallopeptidase yields MTKILLLYHGAAASGPWWQAALSNTLLVPLIIVVLGLGVRLITQCLLSVLGFIIGGEAAYLFGNYLTYPGVVHHELAHALFAWVLGARIQRITLKPQGQALGSVNFIPRGGRVRQALQMTLSSIAPVVMGLLTLYLIKHFLFAAGTAQWIHILAVYLAVSIFFHMDLSGQDVRVALAGLPVCLVILFIVFAFWRVDLLNLLSAVLLRF; encoded by the coding sequence ATGACCAAGATTCTGCTGCTGTACCACGGCGCCGCGGCATCCGGGCCGTGGTGGCAGGCCGCCCTGTCCAACACCCTTCTGGTACCGCTGATCATCGTCGTGCTGGGGCTTGGCGTCCGCCTCATCACCCAGTGCCTGCTCTCGGTTCTGGGATTCATTATCGGCGGAGAAGCGGCGTACCTCTTCGGCAATTACCTCACCTACCCTGGCGTCGTTCACCACGAACTGGCCCACGCGCTCTTCGCATGGGTGCTGGGGGCCCGCATCCAGCGCATCACCTTAAAACCCCAGGGACAAGCCCTGGGGTCGGTCAACTTCATCCCCCGGGGCGGCCGCGTCCGCCAGGCCCTGCAGATGACTTTGTCTTCTATCGCGCCGGTGGTGATGGGGCTTCTCACCCTCTACCTCATCAAACATTTTCTCTTTGCCGCCGGCACCGCGCAGTGGATTCATATTCTCGCGGTCTATCTGGCGGTCAGCATTTTCTTTCACATGGATTTGAGCGGCCAGGACGTCCGGGTCGCCCTGGCCGGGCTTCCCGTCTGTCTTGTGATCTTGTTTATCGTCTTTGCCTTCTGGCGCGTCGACCTGCTGAATCTGCTGAGCGCCGTTTTGCTCCGCTTCTGA
- a CDS encoding AMMECR1 domain-containing protein, producing MYLKGISFFPHLPNSEIAELEERRPETDRAVRDLALDIAKTAPKTIVYLSAGEPSFSDALTVMYQPRIMGKCSDRWLQMKGDLNLLNDFHDRLNEQGVPAVFINDTEAERYHITPVIPQTLNAAVWAVDRVYPDHQSAVIDVGGVDATTLYRAGRILRQAIESGDRKVMIAAVSDPGKTAGFVDAVAEQDTARLMPFFKKTQLGGDLAVAVMAAGAVDGIRTKWQSFARGEATRGIGSLVYDLKNPDPTYESVLKQIERKRTDDHRRLLSQADPYVGLAMAAVEKWVRENQAVDPPAFLEKYRSEEEETVHKMLDPVQRTGVFVTLYKSGEVRGWAGSFHPAADNISQEIVQNAIAAASEDPRFLKIEAEELNQITAKVDVVLEVEDVDQADGIDPKKQGVIVEKGVKASFVMPSPDFNSGIQMIEAAKKRAGIPLGEPDDEREFGGDKLFVKGFSVESHMLD from the coding sequence ATGTATTTAAAAGGAATCAGCTTTTTTCCGCATTTACCCAATTCAGAGATCGCAGAACTTGAGGAACGCCGCCCCGAAACGGACCGCGCAGTCCGGGATCTGGCGCTTGACATCGCCAAGACGGCGCCGAAGACCATCGTCTACCTCAGCGCCGGCGAGCCCAGTTTCAGCGACGCCCTGACGGTGATGTACCAGCCCCGCATCATGGGCAAATGCAGCGACCGGTGGCTGCAGATGAAGGGAGATCTCAACCTCCTCAACGATTTTCACGACCGGCTGAACGAACAGGGCGTTCCCGCCGTTTTTATCAACGATACAGAGGCCGAACGCTACCACATCACCCCGGTGATTCCCCAGACCTTGAACGCGGCGGTGTGGGCCGTCGACCGGGTCTATCCGGATCATCAAAGCGCCGTGATCGACGTCGGCGGCGTGGACGCGACGACGCTCTACCGCGCCGGCAGAATTCTGCGCCAGGCCATTGAATCCGGCGATCGGAAGGTGATGATCGCCGCGGTGTCTGATCCCGGGAAGACAGCGGGCTTTGTAGACGCCGTCGCAGAACAGGATACGGCGCGGCTGATGCCCTTTTTTAAGAAAACTCAGCTGGGCGGGGACCTGGCGGTGGCGGTGATGGCCGCAGGGGCCGTGGACGGCATCCGGACAAAGTGGCAGAGCTTTGCCCGGGGAGAAGCAACCCGGGGGATCGGCAGTCTGGTTTATGATTTGAAGAATCCGGACCCGACCTACGAAAGCGTATTAAAACAAATTGAAAGAAAGCGAACCGACGACCACCGCAGGCTTTTAAGTCAGGCTGATCCCTACGTGGGGCTGGCCATGGCGGCGGTGGAAAAGTGGGTGCGGGAAAATCAGGCCGTGGACCCTCCCGCGTTTCTGGAAAAATACCGCAGCGAAGAAGAGGAAACCGTCCACAAGATGCTGGACCCGGTGCAGCGCACCGGCGTTTTCGTGACGCTTTACAAGAGCGGAGAAGTCAGAGGCTGGGCCGGCTCTTTCCACCCGGCAGCAGACAATATTTCCCAGGAAATTGTACAGAACGCCATCGCGGCCGCCTCGGAAGATCCGCGGTTTTTGAAAATAGAGGCGGAGGAACTGAACCAGATCACCGCAAAAGTCGACGTGGTTTTAGAGGTTGAAGATGTGGATCAGGCCGATGGCATCGATCCGAAAAAACAAGGCGTTATTGTCGAAAAGGGGGTAAAGGCCAGCTTCGTCATGCCAAGTCCGGATTTTAATTCTGGGATTCAGATGATTGAAGCCGCTAAAAAGCGCGCCGGCATCCCCCTCGGCGAACCGGACGACGAGCGGGAATTCGGCGGCGATAAATTATTTGTCAAAGGGTTTTCCGTCGAAAGCCATATGCTGGACTGA
- a CDS encoding zinc dependent phospholipase C family protein has protein sequence MSEKLTHYYSAQNLLHRLDAKSPLGIAVDAHPDAFYLGAEGPDFFFFDLIPTPGHPSRMKYGSLIHSHDVDAFFYQGLLYTLNLQEPFERDTCLAYLMGFSMHHELDAKTHPYIYYHTGQYQHDRDTRVFAYIHTYFEVLLDTAYLQYERNELATDFNFKRLFRISDEEGTILGQMMAHIFAFVFNKPLKIFEFKRACKAAHLAANMTSDPTNRKRSVLRKFEKLIHQELIISRECYPPYTNEPVVLNMDHHPWRHPVTGETFTTTYIDLFNDAVDMAEKDASFIAEAIKDPDALTLEGVHSVYGNRSYLTDLDLNQDQTMTHFDIIFLKHPSLLKGF, from the coding sequence ATGTCTGAAAAACTTACGCATTATTACAGCGCACAAAATCTTTTGCACCGTTTAGATGCAAAGTCTCCTCTCGGCATTGCGGTGGACGCCCATCCCGATGCCTTTTATCTCGGCGCCGAAGGACCTGATTTCTTTTTCTTTGATTTAATCCCGACGCCGGGGCATCCTTCCCGCATGAAATACGGCAGTCTGATTCACAGCCACGACGTCGACGCCTTTTTCTATCAGGGGTTATTATACACCCTCAACCTTCAGGAACCCTTTGAACGGGACACCTGCCTGGCCTATCTCATGGGCTTTTCCATGCACCACGAACTCGACGCCAAAACCCATCCCTACATCTACTACCACACCGGCCAGTACCAGCACGACCGGGACACCCGGGTTTTCGCCTACATCCACACCTATTTCGAAGTGCTTTTGGACACGGCCTATCTGCAGTACGAACGGAACGAGCTGGCCACCGACTTTAATTTCAAGCGCCTGTTCAGAATCTCCGACGAAGAAGGGACGATCCTCGGGCAGATGATGGCCCACATTTTCGCCTTTGTCTTCAACAAGCCCCTGAAGATTTTCGAATTCAAGCGCGCCTGCAAGGCGGCGCATCTGGCCGCGAACATGACCAGCGATCCCACAAACCGCAAACGCAGCGTGCTGCGCAAATTTGAAAAGCTCATCCATCAGGAACTCATCATCAGCCGGGAATGCTATCCGCCCTACACCAACGAGCCGGTGGTGCTCAACATGGACCATCACCCGTGGCGCCACCCGGTCACCGGGGAAACCTTCACGACCACTTACATCGACTTGTTCAACGACGCGGTGGACATGGCCGAAAAGGACGCCAGTTTTATCGCCGAGGCGATCAAAGATCCCGACGCCCTCACTCTGGAAGGGGTGCACAGCGTCTACGGCAACCGCTCTTACCTGACGGACCTCGATTTAAACCAGGATCAGACGATGACCCATTTCGACATCATCTTCTTAAAACACCCTTCTCTTTTAAAGGGATTTTGA
- a CDS encoding GntR family transcriptional regulator: MMEDRNKKHTVLKMDTNSCKPLREVVFETIRSAIVHGTLKPGERLMEVKLANELGVSRTPVRESIRKLELEGLVEMVPRKGAYVTPMSITDLREMMEIRGALEALVAELAAQRASAEDIDKMKRSNRKFEDSVEKNDGPGIIDNDILFHEAFYQSSGNGRLENMIHTLREQMLRFRVEYVRRIALKKPLPGQHRQIIDAIEHHDSEGASQAALRHIKLTEDDMLVLLADDEAFENK, encoded by the coding sequence ATGATGGAAGACAGGAACAAGAAGCATACGGTATTGAAAATGGATACCAATTCATGTAAACCCCTGCGGGAAGTCGTGTTTGAAACGATTCGCAGCGCGATTGTTCATGGCACGTTAAAACCCGGGGAACGGCTGATGGAAGTGAAGCTCGCCAACGAACTGGGCGTGTCCAGAACCCCCGTCCGGGAATCGATCCGGAAACTGGAACTGGAGGGGCTGGTGGAAATGGTGCCGCGGAAAGGCGCCTACGTGACGCCGATGTCGATCACAGACCTCCGGGAAATGATGGAAATCAGAGGCGCTCTGGAAGCGCTGGTGGCAGAGCTCGCCGCCCAGCGGGCCTCGGCCGAAGACATCGACAAGATGAAGCGGAGCAACCGGAAATTTGAAGACAGCGTCGAAAAAAACGACGGCCCCGGCATCATCGACAACGACATTTTGTTTCACGAAGCCTTTTACCAGTCTTCCGGCAACGGCCGCCTGGAAAACATGATTCATACTTTGAGAGAACAGATGCTGCGGTTCCGCGTGGAATACGTCAGACGCATCGCCCTGAAGAAGCCCCTGCCCGGCCAGCACCGGCAGATCATCGACGCCATTGAGCACCACGATTCAGAGGGGGCCAGCCAGGCAGCGCTGCGCCACATCAAACTGACCGAAGACGACATGCTCGTGCTTTTGGCCGACGATGAAGCCTTTGAAAATAAATAA